A genomic window from Litoreibacter janthinus includes:
- a CDS encoding SDR family oxidoreductase: MARKTKTVLITGASSGIGAATAVLASKSGYDVGIHYNTDLKGAQLVAQMCEQEGAVTHTFQGDVANPEDVERIFEEFDAAFPQMDALVNNAGIVDKPQRVEEMSYERLRRMVDVNLIGAMLVAQQGVLRMSKAFGGDGGVIINTGSAAARLGSAGQYVDYAATKAGIDIFTKGISDEVAPDGVRVVAIRPGLIETAIHAKGGLPDRCDDLADTVPMKRPGDAEECAHTILFLMGEGASYITGTSVDVSGGR, translated from the coding sequence CCGCTGTGCTGGCCTCCAAAAGCGGGTATGACGTGGGCATCCACTACAATACCGACCTGAAAGGTGCGCAGCTTGTCGCCCAGATGTGTGAACAGGAAGGCGCTGTCACGCACACGTTCCAAGGCGACGTCGCCAACCCAGAGGATGTCGAACGCATCTTCGAAGAATTCGACGCCGCTTTCCCGCAAATGGACGCGTTGGTGAACAATGCCGGCATCGTGGACAAGCCGCAGCGCGTGGAAGAAATGTCCTATGAACGTCTGCGCCGCATGGTCGATGTGAACCTGATCGGCGCGATGCTGGTGGCCCAGCAGGGTGTATTGCGCATGTCGAAGGCCTTCGGTGGCGATGGCGGCGTGATCATCAACACCGGCTCTGCGGCGGCACGCTTGGGCTCTGCCGGACAATATGTGGACTACGCGGCGACCAAGGCGGGCATCGACATCTTCACCAAAGGCATAAGCGATGAAGTGGCACCGGACGGTGTGCGCGTCGTCGCGATCCGCCCTGGCCTGATCGAAACCGCGATCCACGCGAAAGGCGGCCTGCCCGACCGGTGCGACGACCTTGCCGACACCGTGCCGATGAAGCGCCCCGGCGATGCCGAGGAATGTGCCCACACCATTCTGTTTTTGATGGGCGAAGGCGCAAGCTACATCACCGGCACATCCGTCGACGTGTCAGGCGGTCGTTAA